From Pelotomaculum schinkii, the proteins below share one genomic window:
- the glnA gene encoding type I glutamate--ammonia ligase — translation MDILGKEGVLEKAREYNVKFIRLQFTDVFGVFKNIAVTVEELDRALNGQVMFDSSAVEGFVRNRENDIYLYPDPTTFEVFPWRPRDGAVARLICDATSPGGGAYPACSRSALKKVLQKASESGFQFRVGAQIEFFLFHTDSQGKPTTATHDQAGFCDLSPVDLGENARRDMVLTLEEMGFEISSSHHENAPGQHEIFIKEDVAPAIADKIATFKFVVRNIAQRHGLHASFMPKPMRQVNGSGMHLHLSLWCDGENIFDDPTGDLGLSKNAQHFIGGILQHARSITALANPLVNSYKRILPNRLYPARVAWSERNRNTMIRVPVQRGDDTRIILRSPDPTCNPYLALAAVLQAGLHGITDKIAPVPFLPEDSPDPNGFVEIAKEDWLPRSLGDALRALAADKIIHEALGEHILRRFLEVKGSEWDRFQSEVHPWEVEQYLANY, via the coding sequence CTGGACATATTGGGTAAAGAAGGGGTTTTGGAAAAAGCCAGGGAGTATAATGTAAAATTTATTCGCCTGCAGTTTACCGATGTATTCGGTGTTTTCAAAAACATCGCTGTCACGGTTGAAGAGTTGGATAGAGCGCTGAATGGGCAGGTCATGTTTGACAGTTCTGCAGTCGAGGGCTTTGTACGCAACAGGGAGAACGATATTTACCTGTATCCCGACCCAACCACCTTTGAAGTATTTCCCTGGCGTCCCCGGGATGGAGCGGTAGCCCGGCTGATATGCGATGCCACATCCCCCGGAGGCGGAGCATACCCGGCCTGTTCGCGATCTGCATTGAAAAAGGTACTGCAAAAAGCATCTGAATCAGGATTTCAGTTCCGAGTGGGCGCACAAATAGAGTTTTTCCTGTTTCACACTGACAGTCAGGGCAAGCCCACGACCGCTACCCATGACCAGGCTGGGTTCTGCGACCTGTCTCCGGTGGATCTGGGGGAAAATGCCAGGCGGGATATGGTGCTGACACTGGAAGAAATGGGTTTTGAAATATCCTCTTCCCACCACGAAAACGCTCCCGGCCAACATGAGATCTTTATTAAAGAAGATGTGGCCCCTGCCATTGCCGATAAAATAGCTACCTTCAAGTTTGTAGTCCGCAACATAGCCCAGCGGCACGGTCTGCATGCCTCTTTTATGCCGAAACCAATGCGTCAGGTGAACGGTTCGGGAATGCATCTGCATCTTTCCCTCTGGTGTGACGGCGAAAATATTTTTGATGATCCAACCGGTGATTTGGGCTTAAGTAAAAACGCGCAGCACTTTATTGGAGGTATCTTGCAGCATGCCCGTTCGATTACCGCCCTGGCCAATCCCTTGGTGAACTCTTATAAGCGCATCTTGCCGAACCGGCTTTACCCGGCCCGGGTGGCCTGGTCGGAACGCAACCGCAATACCATGATCCGTGTACCGGTCCAGCGTGGTGATGATACCAGGATTATCTTACGCAGCCCTGATCCAACCTGCAATCCATACCTGGCCCTTGCTGCTGTTTTGCAGGCAGGATTGCATGGTATTACAGATAAAATAGCGCCTGTTCCATTTTTGCCGGAAGATAGCCCTGATCCCAACGGGTTTGTTGAAATCGCCAAGGAAGATTGGCTGCCGCGCAGCTTGGGAGATGCGTTGCGAGCTTTGGCTGCGGATAAAATCATTCATGAGGCATTGGGTGAACATATTTTACGGCGTTTCTTGGAGGTGAAAGGCAGCGAATGGGACCGGTTCCAGTCTGAAGTGCACCCGTGGGAAGTAGAGCAGTATTTAGCTAACTATTGA
- a CDS encoding ANTAR domain-containing response regulator encodes MEAREDFTGIMLGIFLGKVRHMFGTRVVIADGDPENRQKFKEILTHAGYMVVGLVEDGRSALKVIFQNEPDVVIMDARLPGAEGLEIARIIEEHRAAPVILLTEAHEQELVSEAATTWIFGYLIKPVEEKQLFMAIEIAIASYKKIIKLEEENKRLRQTLEERKLVERAKGLLMEAKNMSEREAYKYMQRKSMDNCVPIARIARRIIISLKK; translated from the coding sequence ATGGAAGCAAGAGAAGATTTCACCGGTATTATGTTGGGAATTTTTCTTGGAAAGGTGCGCCATATGTTTGGAACCCGGGTAGTTATCGCTGACGGCGATCCCGAAAATCGACAAAAATTCAAGGAAATTCTTACTCATGCCGGCTACATGGTGGTAGGTCTTGTTGAAGATGGGAGAAGCGCCCTTAAAGTGATTTTTCAGAACGAACCGGATGTTGTCATCATGGATGCCAGGCTGCCCGGCGCGGAAGGTTTGGAAATCGCCCGGATTATTGAGGAACACCGGGCCGCGCCGGTGATTTTACTAACCGAGGCTCATGAGCAGGAGCTGGTGTCGGAAGCGGCCACCACCTGGATTTTTGGTTACCTGATTAAACCCGTTGAAGAAAAACAACTGTTTATGGCTATAGAAATAGCCATAGCCAGCTATAAAAAGATTATTAAGCTGGAAGAGGAAAACAAAAGGCTCAGGCAAACGCTGGAGGAAAGAAAGCTGGTTGAAAGGGCGAAAGGCCTTTTGATGGAAGCCAAAAACATGTCTGAAAGGGAAGCCTACAAATATATGCAAAGAAAAAGCATGGATAACTGTGTGCCGATAGCAAGGATTGCCCGCCGGATTATCATATCTTTAAAAAAATAG
- a CDS encoding PRK06851 family protein, protein MKGQLVKVFPGGNTAFGFHSFYDNIIKTDANRIYILKGGPGVGKSTFMRKIGETVLDMGYDIEFHCCSSDNGSLDGLVIPAIQVALLDGTSPHIVDPKNPGAVDEIINLGEYWNEKGIRENREQILAVNKEVGRLFKHAYTYLAGAKTFLDEVESFYLESGAFNAGAFDKLVLDLTLEIFEGKPRLTDNPKARHLFATANTPDGPVSHLETVVGRLNKRYIINGDDGTGKTVLVQRIMDTALTRGYNVTAFHCALNPNKIEHLVIHDLSLAVINSVEPHFYQPKDGDTVINTMTCVAPVTNEDYLAERDTARGLYRQCMEQAVSFISRAKKKHDEMEKYYVPYMNFDGVNAMREKTLQRILELLEGSAGTARD, encoded by the coding sequence ATGAAGGGGCAACTGGTGAAAGTTTTTCCGGGTGGCAATACGGCCTTTGGTTTTCATTCATTTTACGACAATATTATTAAAACAGACGCAAACCGAATCTATATTTTAAAGGGAGGTCCCGGCGTAGGCAAATCAACCTTCATGCGTAAAATCGGCGAAACCGTACTGGATATGGGTTACGATATTGAATTCCATTGCTGCTCTTCGGATAACGGTTCGTTAGACGGCTTGGTTATTCCCGCAATCCAGGTAGCCCTTCTGGACGGTACCAGTCCACATATTGTTGACCCGAAGAACCCGGGAGCGGTCGATGAAATAATAAATTTGGGAGAATACTGGAACGAGAAAGGAATCCGTGAAAACAGGGAGCAAATACTAGCCGTTAACAAGGAAGTCGGCCGTCTGTTTAAACATGCTTACACCTACCTTGCCGGCGCTAAAACCTTTCTGGATGAGGTTGAATCCTTCTACCTTGAAAGCGGCGCTTTCAATGCAGGCGCTTTCGATAAACTGGTCCTGGACCTGACCCTCGAAATTTTCGAAGGCAAACCCAGGTTAACCGACAATCCCAAAGCCCGCCACCTTTTCGCAACCGCCAATACCCCGGACGGTCCGGTCAGCCATCTGGAAACTGTTGTAGGACGCCTGAACAAACGTTATATCATTAACGGTGATGATGGAACAGGGAAAACCGTCCTGGTTCAACGTATAATGGATACAGCTTTAACCAGGGGCTACAATGTAACCGCCTTCCATTGTGCACTAAACCCCAACAAAATTGAGCATTTGGTTATTCACGACCTGAGCCTGGCCGTTATCAATAGCGTCGAACCGCATTTTTACCAGCCTAAAGACGGTGACACAGTTATCAATACCATGACCTGCGTGGCGCCTGTAACGAATGAAGACTATTTAGCCGAGAGGGATACGGCGCGGGGGCTGTACCGGCAGTGCATGGAACAGGCTGTGTCGTTTATCAGCCGGGCGAAAAAGAAGCATGACGAGATGGAGAAGTACTATGTTCCTTATATGAACTTTGACGGTGTCAATGCCATGAGAGAAAAGACCCTGCAGCGTATTCTGGAACTGCTTGAGGGCAGCGCCGGCACGGCCCGCGATTGA
- a CDS encoding sensor histidine kinase gives MSAKNRLKIDYLFDISIKILYFSGRLLKEHCNLDWVPGWLVSTLGINGCAVGINMTKRCIVYFNAQKSTADYTEVDLDVLQCFQQNACANRNIPCPILDCPVRQKVIERCGQPDYEVTCFPMACRNGFLMSCGEGLLLNSFPVTELLRAVTHVIECSLDTIKGTGKDPTCFLPSEDMAQMWSEMLAGLSHDLRTPLACIKGYVTTLLRDDVAWDPQTQKEFLNIIVEETDYIESLINNLLDSSTLSWKGEIELKKEPISLLQIAQKVLRDQSYRKKNHEFIVMFPEDFPIVKADLTRIEQVLRNLVDNAVKYSNENTQIVIKGELAPEEVIVSVADQGIGIGDEHLNQLFEKFFRVNSNLQEHQKGMGLGLPLARQIIINHGGRIWAKSKLNQGTTLFFSLPTGSANSELPSTRGN, from the coding sequence ATGAGCGCAAAGAACCGCCTGAAAATTGATTATCTGTTTGATATATCAATTAAAATTCTATATTTTTCCGGCAGGTTATTAAAAGAGCATTGCAATTTGGACTGGGTTCCGGGCTGGCTCGTCAGCACCCTGGGTATTAACGGGTGCGCTGTCGGCATTAATATGACCAAGCGGTGTATTGTCTATTTTAATGCCCAAAAAAGCACTGCGGACTATACGGAAGTAGATCTGGACGTCCTGCAGTGTTTTCAACAGAATGCTTGTGCCAATAGGAACATTCCCTGCCCTATTTTAGACTGTCCGGTAAGACAAAAGGTTATAGAAAGGTGCGGTCAACCGGATTACGAGGTAACCTGTTTCCCCATGGCCTGCAGGAACGGCTTTTTAATGTCTTGCGGAGAAGGCCTGCTGTTGAATTCTTTCCCCGTTACGGAACTCTTAAGAGCGGTAACGCACGTGATCGAATGCAGCCTGGATACCATTAAAGGCACGGGGAAAGACCCCACCTGCTTCCTTCCATCCGAAGATATGGCGCAGATGTGGTCGGAAATGCTGGCAGGCTTGTCCCATGATTTGAGGACCCCTCTGGCCTGTATCAAGGGATACGTCACCACCTTGCTGCGGGATGACGTGGCCTGGGATCCGCAAACCCAAAAAGAATTCTTAAACATTATTGTAGAAGAAACAGATTATATTGAAAGCCTGATCAACAATTTGCTGGATTCTTCCACCTTGAGCTGGAAAGGTGAAATCGAGCTCAAAAAAGAACCCATATCGCTCCTTCAGATAGCCCAAAAAGTCCTCCGGGACCAGTCGTACCGCAAAAAGAACCATGAGTTTATTGTAATGTTTCCGGAAGATTTTCCAATTGTGAAAGCAGACCTGACCAGGATTGAGCAGGTGCTTCGAAACCTTGTAGACAACGCGGTAAAGTATTCAAACGAAAACACCCAAATCGTTATCAAAGGCGAACTGGCCCCTGAGGAAGTAATTGTTTCGGTAGCTGATCAGGGCATCGGTATTGGTGACGAGCATTTAAACCAGTTGTTCGAAAAATTTTTCCGGGTAAACAGCAACCTGCAGGAGCATCAAAAGGGAATGGGGCTGGGATTACCTCTGGCCCGTCAAATCATAATCAATCACGGTGGCCGGATCTGGGCCAAAAGCAAGTTAAACCAGGGAACGACCCTTTTCTTCTCGCTGCCTACCGGATCCGCAAACAGTGAATTGCCATCCACGAGAGGCAACTAG
- a CDS encoding response regulator transcription factor: MRRKTILIVDDEPRLVRLVKVNLLASGYEVATAADGKTAINLLESSNYDLLILDIMLPGPFNGFEACKRIREFSDIPIIMLTGRTREQDRIRGFDAGADDYLTKPFSVEELLRRVKAVLRRTQPSEDYLNCPAYSFGDLVINFAQKRVYLRGREVRLTATEYQILYQLGSHAGKVITHEDLLTRVWGSEYRNELHYLRNYISSLRKKIEDDPGNPKYILGKHGIGYQLATEL; encoded by the coding sequence ATGAGGCGTAAAACGATCTTAATAGTGGATGACGAACCTCGCCTGGTAAGACTGGTTAAAGTTAACTTATTGGCCAGCGGTTACGAGGTGGCGACAGCCGCTGATGGAAAAACTGCAATAAATTTATTAGAATCCTCCAACTATGATTTACTGATCCTCGATATTATGCTTCCCGGCCCTTTCAACGGCTTTGAAGCATGTAAAAGGATCCGTGAATTCTCCGATATCCCCATTATCATGTTAACGGGACGGACTCGTGAGCAGGACCGGATACGTGGTTTTGACGCGGGCGCCGACGATTATTTAACCAAGCCTTTTAGCGTTGAGGAATTACTGCGTCGCGTAAAAGCAGTCTTACGGAGAACACAGCCATCAGAGGATTATCTAAATTGCCCTGCTTATTCATTTGGCGACCTGGTAATTAATTTTGCCCAAAAGCGGGTCTATCTCAGGGGGAGAGAAGTGAGGTTAACCGCTACAGAATATCAGATCCTTTACCAGCTGGGCAGTCATGCTGGAAAAGTAATTACGCATGAGGATCTGCTGACCCGGGTGTGGGGATCAGAATACCGTAATGAGCTGCACTACCTGAGAAATTATATCAGCAGTTTACGAAAAAAAATTGAGGATGACCCGGGCAATCCGAAATATATTCTTGGTAAACACGGAATAGGCTACCAGCTGGCAACTGAATTATAA
- a CDS encoding glutamine synthetase family protein, whose translation MLTREEVLEKAKEEHVKFLRLQFTDTFGTLKNIAVTTEDMERAMAGKITFDSSVVDGVVSNHEQDIIFRPDISTFVVFPWRPRNEAVARFICDVENPNGTPYPGCSRSVLKQVLDEAARMGLEIWVGAEVEFYLLNIDDNGNPTTNTHDRAGFCDLTPVDLGENARRDMVLTMEEMGLDIGFSHHEMGPGQHGIALKLDNALSIADKLVTFKFIVRTIAQRHGLHASLMPKPLNGMPGSALYFHILLRRKESGTFLEPGQNLQLDQEVGHFIGGILAHTRANTAITNPLINSYKRLVPSERTPTYVAWSEESRNSVLRIVAHDGPGSMVEVRNPDPACNPYLALALILKAGLNGIRQQLPLPAPLLENTSQILAQQNPELRIARLPFTLEEALRELASDPLARSTLGEYIYRTFARTKGEEWERFQLFVHPWELEEYLTNY comes from the coding sequence ATGCTTACACGGGAAGAAGTTCTGGAAAAGGCTAAGGAAGAGCATGTAAAATTTCTTCGTTTGCAGTTTACCGATACTTTCGGCACATTGAAAAACATCGCTGTGACGACCGAGGATATGGAACGGGCCATGGCCGGCAAAATCACCTTTGACAGCTCTGTGGTGGATGGAGTGGTCAGCAACCATGAACAGGATATCATATTCCGTCCAGATATTTCCACTTTCGTAGTGTTCCCCTGGCGGCCCCGGAATGAAGCTGTGGCCCGCTTCATTTGTGATGTGGAGAATCCAAACGGGACTCCCTACCCTGGCTGCTCACGTAGCGTCTTGAAACAGGTACTGGATGAAGCCGCCCGGATGGGTCTTGAAATTTGGGTTGGCGCAGAGGTGGAGTTCTATCTATTAAATATAGACGACAACGGCAACCCAACCACCAATACCCATGATCGTGCCGGTTTTTGCGACTTAACCCCGGTCGACCTGGGTGAAAACGCCAGGCGTGACATGGTGCTGACCATGGAGGAAATGGGACTGGACATCGGCTTCAGCCATCATGAAATGGGGCCGGGCCAGCATGGTATCGCTTTAAAACTTGATAACGCCCTGTCTATAGCTGATAAGCTGGTAACTTTCAAGTTTATCGTACGTACCATTGCCCAGCGGCACGGTTTGCACGCTTCCCTGATGCCTAAACCACTGAACGGCATGCCTGGTTCGGCGCTATACTTTCACATTTTGCTGCGCCGCAAAGAGTCCGGGACTTTTTTGGAACCGGGGCAAAATTTACAACTGGACCAGGAGGTCGGGCACTTTATCGGGGGTATCCTGGCTCATACCCGTGCCAATACCGCCATTACCAATCCACTGATTAACTCTTATAAACGGCTGGTACCCAGCGAACGCACCCCTACTTATGTAGCCTGGTCGGAAGAAAGCCGCAATTCAGTGCTCCGCATCGTCGCGCACGACGGGCCGGGCTCCATGGTGGAAGTACGCAACCCCGATCCGGCTTGCAACCCATACCTGGCTTTAGCCTTAATCCTTAAAGCAGGTTTAAATGGCATCCGGCAGCAGCTCCCACTTCCTGCCCCTCTTTTAGAAAACACATCTCAAATACTTGCGCAACAAAATCCTGAGCTGCGAATTGCCCGCCTGCCCTTCACCCTGGAAGAAGCGCTGCGGGAACTGGCCTCTGATCCCTTGGCCAGGTCCACCCTGGGTGAATATATTTACCGGACATTCGCCAGGACCAAGGGTGAGGAATGGGAACGTTTTCAGTTATTTGTGCACCCCTGGGAACTGGAAGAATATCTCACTAACTACTAG
- the gdhA gene encoding NADP-specific glutamate dehydrogenase, giving the protein MSFSQQVISEIMDGVTKRNPGEPTFHQAVMEVLESLEPVIEKHPEYADILHRIVEPERQIIFRVPWVDDNGRLQVNRGFRVQFNSAIGPYKGGLRFHPSVNVGIIKFLGFEQIFKNSLTGLPIGGGKGGSDFDPKGKSDAEVMRFCQSFMTELFRHIGADVDVPAGDIGVGGREIGYLYGQYKRLTGVYHGVLTGKGLSYGGSLTRTEATGYGLVYFLEEMLKENGQDLANKTVVVSGSGNVAIYAAEKARQLGARVVAMSDSNGYIFDADGINLATIKQLKEIERQRIKAYVERHPSAEYHEGPKGIWSIKCDIALPCATQNEIDEESASQLVANGVKFVAEGANMPSTPEAIKVFQDNRIPFGPAKASNAGGVATSALEMSQNSMRCSWTFEEVDAKLKGIMINIYRETSRVAREYGCEDNLVAGANIAGFLKVADAMMAQGIV; this is encoded by the coding sequence GTGAGTTTTTCTCAACAGGTAATCAGCGAAATAATGGACGGGGTGACGAAAAGAAACCCCGGCGAACCAACGTTTCACCAGGCAGTTATGGAAGTACTTGAATCTTTAGAACCGGTAATTGAAAAACACCCTGAATATGCGGATATTCTACACAGAATAGTAGAACCGGAACGGCAGATTATTTTCCGGGTGCCGTGGGTTGATGACAACGGTAGGCTCCAGGTCAACCGGGGGTTCCGGGTCCAGTTCAACAGCGCCATTGGACCTTACAAGGGGGGCTTGCGTTTTCATCCTTCCGTAAACGTCGGCATTATCAAATTCCTGGGATTTGAACAAATATTTAAAAACTCCCTGACCGGTTTGCCCATTGGCGGCGGCAAAGGCGGGAGTGATTTTGATCCCAAAGGCAAATCAGACGCTGAGGTCATGCGTTTCTGCCAGAGTTTTATGACAGAGCTTTTCCGGCACATCGGGGCTGATGTCGATGTCCCGGCCGGTGATATAGGGGTTGGTGGCCGGGAAATCGGATATTTATACGGCCAGTACAAAAGGCTTACAGGAGTGTACCATGGCGTGCTTACCGGCAAGGGGCTGTCCTACGGCGGAAGCTTGACCAGAACCGAGGCTACCGGCTATGGGCTGGTCTACTTTCTTGAAGAAATGCTAAAGGAAAACGGCCAGGACCTGGCCAACAAGACGGTGGTCGTGTCCGGTTCCGGCAATGTGGCCATTTACGCTGCGGAAAAGGCCCGGCAGCTTGGCGCCCGCGTGGTAGCCATGAGCGACTCCAACGGTTATATTTTCGATGCCGATGGGATTAACCTGGCAACTATCAAGCAGTTAAAAGAAATTGAAAGACAAAGAATTAAAGCTTATGTTGAGCGCCATCCATCAGCCGAGTATCACGAAGGGCCAAAGGGCATCTGGTCAATCAAGTGTGATATAGCCCTTCCCTGCGCTACCCAAAATGAAATCGACGAAGAATCAGCCTCGCAGTTGGTAGCCAACGGAGTTAAATTTGTCGCCGAGGGCGCCAATATGCCCTCCACCCCGGAAGCGATAAAAGTGTTCCAGGACAACCGTATTCCTTTCGGTCCGGCAAAAGCCTCGAACGCCGGGGGCGTAGCTACCTCGGCACTGGAAATGTCCCAGAACAGCATGAGATGTTCTTGGACCTTTGAAGAGGTGGACGCCAAATTAAAGGGCATTATGATCAATATTTACCGCGAGACCAGCCGGGTAGCCAGGGAATACGGTTGTGAAGACAACCTGGTGGCGGGAGCAAACATCGCCGGCTTCCTCAAGGTGGCCGACGCCATGATGGCCCAAGGGATAGTGTAA
- a CDS encoding O-antigen ligase family protein: protein MVAAKSKNKKKIEAVKSNLQNNQLDLGHAIAFWGMGVLLFLPPYFRGLFFQPEQERALFFATVLFGVAWLWKWSKRDNSFLSHPLDYFVLAFPIVYLISAFQAANYGLAVDEVVKTALYFMVYWLSSRLVRNDKDIVTILHIIYISAVGVALAGLATATGIIEINDGFLNGRIYSSFQYPNALASYLAAVIFIGLYLWRKTSLQELDGVVKRTISKYVPAWLNLNNMSHYLYAAGNFLLFAVLLGTKSYGGLLVFSLVFVLFIIGLSKCNRIPVILHFALIGMSSTIAVWQFLSAVSTQKMVLAWLWIFIGLTVTLMGQFLYLSAEKRGICWRIEGNKKITIGILLLVVIVLAVGLAYYLNTHPDIAKKITEQIILKFRNAIERFYFYHDAMKMFRERPIIGWGGGGWQEAYRAFQGYFYISNQVHGNYFQIMVEAGVLGLLTILGIWVTFLYTANRLCHGAKEDVSAGILIWTITIAALSVGIHAVIDFDLSLSALSMVLWTLFGLARGILSHATNKAKEKNSRRYVPPNNAVLVGASVATVLLLIFSGALVASSNSYTNAKHAKSYDQALALLQKASVYNPTNATYHLDPVYRIDLAHLYLAQGKMDQSIAEACLAVKLSQYNDVRYADLSVIYAAAKKNDEAVQAAHKALSLAPFEIQRYELLSQAYFVAGYNELTDDNRDAAKQYLEQVAGVPAKIQRQIETLGEEEKRLWKDAPPMTVTPTVKLYLGSSLYLLGKWAEADSNLQAALADNKTKGAASLWLAALRDKQGQVQESQDLLVQAGNLSPELANKYDQLKSLPILK, encoded by the coding sequence GTGGTTGCAGCGAAATCGAAGAATAAAAAGAAAATTGAAGCGGTTAAGAGCAATCTCCAAAATAATCAATTGGATTTAGGCCACGCGATTGCCTTTTGGGGAATGGGGGTTTTACTGTTCCTGCCACCTTACTTCAGAGGATTATTCTTCCAGCCCGAGCAGGAACGGGCACTGTTTTTTGCCACCGTTCTCTTCGGGGTTGCCTGGCTGTGGAAGTGGTCGAAGCGTGACAACAGCTTCCTTTCCCACCCGCTGGACTACTTCGTCCTGGCCTTTCCCATAGTCTACCTTATTTCGGCCTTTCAGGCCGCCAACTATGGACTAGCGGTAGACGAGGTGGTCAAGACCGCCCTGTATTTTATGGTTTACTGGCTGTCCTCACGGCTCGTAAGAAACGATAAAGATATTGTCACCATTTTACATATCATCTATATAAGTGCCGTCGGCGTGGCTTTGGCAGGGTTGGCCACCGCCACCGGGATCATTGAAATTAATGACGGCTTTCTGAACGGGCGGATTTATTCCTCCTTCCAGTACCCCAACGCCCTGGCAAGCTATCTGGCAGCGGTAATATTTATCGGGCTTTACCTCTGGCGGAAGACTAGTTTACAAGAGTTGGACGGTGTAGTTAAACGAACAATATCAAAATACGTTCCGGCATGGTTGAATTTAAACAATATGAGCCATTATCTCTATGCCGCTGGGAATTTCCTGCTCTTTGCAGTACTTCTTGGTACTAAGTCATATGGTGGACTCCTGGTATTTTCACTTGTTTTTGTCCTTTTCATCATTGGTTTGTCTAAATGTAACAGGATACCGGTAATTTTACATTTTGCTCTTATCGGGATGTCTTCGACTATTGCCGTCTGGCAGTTTCTTTCAGCTGTTTCCACTCAAAAGATGGTCCTGGCATGGTTGTGGATTTTTATTGGTTTAACAGTGACGCTAATGGGACAATTTCTATATTTGTCTGCAGAAAAAAGGGGCATTTGTTGGCGGATTGAAGGAAATAAGAAAATAACTATTGGTATCTTGTTGCTGGTGGTTATTGTACTTGCTGTCGGTCTGGCGTATTATTTGAATACGCATCCCGATATCGCAAAAAAAATCACAGAACAGATAATATTAAAGTTCAGGAATGCTATCGAGCGTTTTTACTTCTATCATGATGCCATGAAGATGTTCAGGGAGCGTCCCATCATCGGCTGGGGCGGCGGTGGCTGGCAGGAGGCCTACCGCGCCTTCCAGGGCTATTTCTATATTTCCAACCAGGTACACGGGAATTACTTCCAGATTATGGTGGAAGCAGGCGTCCTCGGGCTGCTTACTATACTGGGTATATGGGTCACCTTTTTATACACCGCCAACAGGCTCTGCCATGGGGCAAAGGAGGATGTCTCCGCCGGGATCTTGATCTGGACCATCACCATAGCAGCGCTTTCAGTGGGGATACACGCCGTCATTGATTTTGACCTTTCCTTATCTGCTCTCTCCATGGTTCTCTGGACCCTTTTCGGTCTAGCAAGGGGTATCTTGAGCCATGCAACAAACAAAGCCAAAGAGAAGAATAGCAGGAGATATGTGCCGCCCAATAATGCCGTTCTGGTCGGAGCGTCGGTAGCGACGGTTTTGCTGCTTATTTTCAGCGGCGCTCTAGTAGCTTCCAGTAACAGTTACACAAACGCAAAGCATGCTAAAAGCTATGATCAAGCCCTTGCCCTGTTACAAAAAGCTTCAGTTTATAATCCAACTAACGCCACTTATCACCTTGATCCCGTTTACCGGATTGATCTGGCCCATCTTTATCTGGCTCAGGGCAAAATGGACCAGAGCATTGCTGAGGCCTGTCTGGCGGTGAAGTTGAGTCAATACAACGACGTTCGCTACGCAGATTTGTCCGTCATCTATGCGGCAGCGAAGAAAAATGATGAAGCCGTGCAGGCCGCCCATAAAGCACTTTCCCTGGCCCCATTCGAGATCCAGCGGTACGAGCTCCTATCCCAGGCCTACTTCGTAGCCGGATATAACGAACTAACCGACGACAATCGCGACGCGGCGAAACAATATTTGGAACAAGTAGCAGGAGTGCCGGCCAAAATCCAAAGACAGATAGAAACCCTCGGCGAAGAGGAAAAACGCCTTTGGAAAGATGCCCCACCGATGACGGTAACCCCAACGGTTAAACTTTACTTAGGCTCTTCTCTGTATCTGCTTGGGAAATGGGCTGAAGCCGACAGCAACCTGCAGGCTGCTCTTGCCGATAATAAGACAAAGGGAGCGGCTTCTCTCTGGTTAGCCGCCCTGCGGGACAAGCAGGGTCAGGTGCAAGAATCGCAAGATCTCCTTGTTCAGGCTGGTAATCTGTCACCGGAGCTGGCGAATAAATATGATCAACTTAAAAGTTTGCCTATCTTGAAATGA